caaCATCACAGATATTGAaatagcaaatgctggaaatactcagcaggtctgacagtatctgtggagagagaaacagacgttatgggcgcgattctccggactcacgaaaaATCGCGAAATCGGCgggaaaaacgggcgcgtttgacgacggtcgggaagggtccatttcccgacgtattcacttccgggaaatgggctaggaatgcggccgcgtcaattacgtgcgccattacgacggaacgcggcgacgacacgaacacgcccatgtTGCGCTGCCACACGcggtaaaaaggcgcgggcgagcacagaatctgtcggccatgatgtcggaccccaggagagctgcccctcggtttgttgaggctgatgtggaggcgctgctcgatgccgccGAGCaggggaggggcatcatctgcccgcgtagagggcatcgccaacctgccagcgcggtacgccaggcctggcgtgtgATGGCTGCTGCCGgttgtgctgtggggcagacccctcgctctgcagagcaatgcaggaaaaagctgcacgacctcaccagggctgccagggtaagtgccaagagggtgccccctggtcacaaccatcccgacccccttaacttaatcacccacctgcccccctggcacgggggggggggattggggcagagttatttgagggtggttaacaaagttgtcacagacccagcgctctggcctccgTGGGAGAGATGCAATGATCTTTTGACAACTtctcccccaaactgtgccagtatctgaacggactgctgatacctgccgtattgtaatgatcttcctatgtcccctcccccaacaggccaagtccgctcacaacacccgtgagcggcacaagaccggagggggttcgcccaacctgcaccccctgaccacatttgagctgagggcactggaccttgttgaggggtctggcacccgggaagtcACGCTATgtgaggttggcggatctgcaacaagtgagacaacctccttgacaaacacccacccctcctccatcctctgtcccttcacacaccctgcccacttggacacctcccacatcctctgtcccttcatacgctgcccactgggacgtCAAGcggccggccgagcgaatctaaataacccgtttcattctcttccctaggacgtgatgccgaacgaccagggccgtctggctgcagacggacacaggcatctgcccccacctcacctggggccgaACGACAGAGGGTGCttaatcagcggggagtcccatcctccccaacccaatctgcggagcaggacgcccagagggtggcgataccacaAGCCACACAAATGGCCAGCGAACACCCTGCGGACTCTCAGCGGCCCCAAACCATAGAGGAGGCGTTAAATACAGACGACCTCAGGCTTGCGGCACTcttatctcccacaccatccatcatcccacagacactcaccccggcgggcctatttagtgatgagtctcctgggtcacagtctggttcgcacatcacagctgaccaggtacagcaggtggaggtcggagcaaccaagggcccagactggcggaggccaggccaggcccaggatgcagctggctcccagacgttttctgagttcctggagtttctcaacccacccgcacagctgatgcctcaagaaacccagggtaacAATGACGGGaagagggctgtcttccagactctgcagacgctgttagaggagtcgaaccgcgtccacgagcagggagtggtgtcgctcatggcagcaacccaggccgacaccgcacgggtggcatccgcggtggaggcaatgggtgaaacggtttcggtcatgggtcaggttatgcaaggcgttggggttaatgtgcacgcgtcatcctcggccctggacagagttgccctctcacaggcagcaatgtgccagagacaaatcgacattgccggcgccctgcaggccttggcccagtctcaccaggtcattggcccagtcgcagcagtcagtcgccgagagcatcaaccgcctgacacatgtgctggatggtgtcgtgcactcacaggttgaggtcgcacagtccctagcgggaatgtctaactccctggactccgtgtctgcaaaccttcggatcctggtcgataccgtcgcaggcctccaggactggcagcgccagggtgtcggtggcacgacggggcacctcccgctcgcacctctgtcccaaagtgaggcccgggggccaccgggctccccgagggaggaggaggtttcggggcccgtcccattaactccatcacgggacgtcccggaacttCTCCGGCCTCCCCcgcgtcccatccctggtgcatcggggtgggcagcaggcagagcagggtggcacaatgtcacccgagacgcccgcagagcagcctggcccatcaaggctggatcGCCCCAGGAAacacttgccgaaggagaaacaagtcgaagggggcgattcgcagcagtcctctacactcctgctgtatcatctggggatcacttagacatagtggtagggcctgtaaggcaaCAAAAGAGAAACACTGAGTAGTTGGCAACgtatgaagggcacagtttagttgtaggggctagggcgtctataaatgtttgttcacattaaacgcactgttccaccttacttgtaataccgtgtgattgttccacagccacaggaatcgtgatggtgaccgagtgtcactgTCACTATGTTGAcgaagcggtgaaacttcggtgcggGTGTGcagtcccagcccctccccacacccctcccacagctagcccacgcgggcacgtgatggagtgtccatgacgaactcagcggccaccaaggtggatagtTCAGCTATTGCGTGggttcagactctctctaacgattctgagctcacagctcttcgccagagcgggctgtcatcattccacatggcactgatcacacccgctgacacagccatcaatgttgtaccataccgtctggaccccagtaataagggtgatgtcgaagtgggaGCACtgaacactgagagggggtgggggggggggctgtggtggttggcagttatgtgttgaccctctgcacgactagcgctgcaggtggtggtttggtgttcagcggggacgtcacatgcgacgccgTGAatcgtgctgccaccaaggcgttgcgtgcccaccgtcctcgccgggtctgttgtgccgcctcctgggcatcaccagcacagggtcatgtctgcgtgctgcgcccgccactccgccagcctcctcctcctcctctcctcctctgtgctggcacactGCACTGGTTTCTCCCCTCTGCCtcatgcagcaggtcatctcccctctgcatcgcgatgttgtgcagcgcacagcagaccacaacaatgcgagcgaccctgtcgggctggtactgcagggcccctccggagcggtccaggcacctgaatctcatcttcaggagccaaggcagcactccacccacacccctggttgctgcatgggcctcgttgtatcaggtttccgcattggtctgaggcctccgtataggcgtcatcagccaagacctcagcggataacccctgtcgcctagcaaccagcccctcagccggggggggacgtccctcaaacatcgcagggatgaacgactgcgccagtatgtaggagtcatgcccactccctgggaaccttgcacagacattcatgatcctcatggtggggatcgcataccacctggatattcatggagtatgtccccctcctgttagtgaacacgtccctgtcccctgcaggcggggcgcatggggacgtgaacacaatcgattgccccctgcatcATCGTATCCCGcccactctggcaaatccacgagctcgtgagtcttgacttccttggtcctcgggaaaggtgatgtagatgttagcgatggcatagagggcgtcggtcacatcccggatgcacctgtggaagGAGCCGACTGGAAGGAGCAGGTatcatagaagttaagagcgaccatcaccttgatggcaaccgggatcgcgtgtcctccccccgttccacgtggggcgaggtgcgccacgcagtgacagatatgtatcaccgtacccctactcagccggagtctcctcctgcaggtgatgtccgtcattgttaggaaaaaagacccggacacggtacaccctcggccttggtcgtcgcctctggcggcCTTTGCCTCTgcaaccctcactctctcctcttcctcctcctcctactccccatgctgctcgacaactggcaactcctcggcccttccctctgctgctgcagctggccctgcatccactgcgggttgtgggtgtggatgctgcagcatctccaaatgcagaacatagccgttctgttcacagacattgtgctaacctacagaagggtggtgggggcagagaaacgggacatgttagacggaggttagtcgacaactcggcagctgcagccacgggatacctgtgtgtcccggtggcctggtcgcgctgctgacacgcgggcagcctaacccctgatcactttctgcatccaacggccagtaaactatgtcctcctcaccggtgcgtcagtggcctgtggccgtaagccacaggggaaccagcggccgtgtccttgtgaacggcacaccatggcatggtggcagacattttgttacggggttggacggctcactcgctcactctctccctaacacccccccccactcccactccccccctccgtctcccccactgcccccctccatctcccccctccgtctcccccactcccccctccgtctcccccactcccccctccgtctcccccactcccccctccgtctcccccactcccccctccgtctcccactcccccctccgtctcccccactcccccctccgtctcccccactccccccttcgtctccccactccccccgtcgtctcccccactccccctccctctcccccactcccccctccgtctcccccactgcccccttcatctcccccctccgtctcccccactcccccctccgtctcccccctccatctcccccactccccctccatctcccccactgcccccctccatctcccccctccgtctcccccactcccccctccgcctcccccactgcccccttcatctcccccctccgtctcccccactcccccctccgtctcccccaccccccctccgtctcccccactcccccctccatctcccccacctccccctccatctcccccactgcccccctccatcttccccctccgctccccccactccccccaccatctccccactcccccctccatctccccacgtcccccctccgtctcccccactgccccctccatctcccccctccatctcccccactcccctcccgtctcccccactcccccctccgtctcccccactcccccctccgtctccccactccccctccgtctccccactcccccctccgtctcccccactctcccctccatccccactccccccctccgtctcccccactcccccctccgtctcccccactcccccctgctctggacccccctcccattctcagggatgcctgccccgttgtggccagactcgagcggtgcgctgagcggtgcgctcacctcctggaagcagtcgtcagccagcacgactggttgacgaacttaaaaagcaggtgtgtttgacgccgtgtaaacagtgcgcgattaagtcgggacttcggcccatccgggccggagaatagtgggggggCCAAtaactagcgattctggtcgtgtcgggggcgcaatagaggcgtttggcgggaatggcgacttggagtttgtgcggggtttggagaatagcgggagggcgtcggaccagcatcgccgtaaaaatttgcgacgcccgctattctccgatttttcgtgagtccggagaatcgcgccctatgactcttcttcagaactgatcATTTGGTCGTTATTATAATTATTGTTTATGCAACCTTTCTAATGCAAATTGGTGGCTACATTTCCATACATTACCACAAGAACACACTTTAAAAGTACTGGCTACACAGTGCTTTGGAGTGACCTGAGATTGCAAAggttgctgtattcaaatctttcttttttttaaattgagtctGTTGTTTTTCACTATTCATATTAGGAGTGGGGGCAGAGCTGCCCGCATGACTTCCTCGGTGCATACAAGCTGCAGCATGACATGTCATGGACACCGTACCAGGAGATTGAGAAACGAGATTCAGAAATCAGCTTCATTGACAAACTCCTGACCCAACAGCAGACACTGCCACAGAGCACAGCGCCCAACTTCTGGGGACTCGACCCCATGATATTACCTGCCAGCAAGAACACTCTGGAACGTTCCACCAGTATTGAAAAGGAGGCCCCGATTTCAGAAAATACCACGTTTCCCGATGGCCACACAGGGTCAATTTAAAAGTTTGTTTCCTGCACGTGATCCTTTGCAGTTTGTGGTTCCTGTCTACCATTTGCGACACATGATTGTGCATGTTAACAGTAGACAGACACTTTGATGTGTTCAGGCAACTTCCCTTTTGTTTATCTCAGATGGTAGACAGTTTTCTACTTATTTTAGATTGGTCCGCGCCTGCATAAAATGACACACTGGGGAATAGTGAAAGGACACAATGAAAATTAACGTCAACAACTGCAAACACTAGGCTAAAGAGGGATGGTTTAATTTTCCCACTTGTTACCAATCAGCCCTCACATTTGCAATTATCAAGAATCGCAGAGACAGGGGGAAAATTCAGCAAATTGGTCTAAGTAATCCTCGAGTTATATTTCATTTACCAGCTCTTTGAATAGTGATTGGATCATGATTTGCTTATTTCAAAGATGTCACCATTTGTAACTAGATTTATTCAATAAGAGCATAAGGAATTTGGGCCCCATCGGGCCTCCTAGGCTCCGATATTCAATACTGATCTTCAGCCTCAACTCCCATGTTCCCACCCACATCTCTCGATTCCCTCAGAGACTGAAAATCTAtcgtatctcagccttaaatatattcgcCATCTGAGCGTCGACAACTCGCTGGGGTACTCCAAAAAATCGCAACCCTTTGatcgaagacatttctcctcatctcaattctaGGTGGGATCAGCTTCTtcttctgagactgtgcccctggTGTTCTAGGTtgcccaaccagtggaaacaatctcaggGTATATACCCTGACGAGCATGTGTATCAGTACCAATCTATCAGGCCAGTGCTTCCCAAACTTGTTCCCAGCTTGACCCCATTTTAATGCCTCGGACTTTGGAGAGTAAACATCTGTGGGATACGGGAGTTTTAAtggcggtgggggtggtggatttATTCCTTGACCGGGGAGCATGGGGGAGCAGGAGTTCAGCACAGGGAAAGTTGATGAAATGGTGAGGTTTCTTCAAAATAAATCAGGCACCTACCTTTTTTTTTGCAACAGCAATTGAGCCTGAGAGAGCAGTCTGTTAGGCCACGCCTACCAACAGCAATAAAAATGCAACAATTCAAAAGACTCCTGCAGCTGTCAGAAGTCAGTCTgacttagggcggcacggtggttagcactgctgcctcacggcatcgtgacccgggttcgatcccggccccgggtcactgtccgtgtggggtttgcacattctacctgtgtcaccgcacaacccaaaaagatgtgcagggtaggtgaattggccatgctaaattgccccttaatttgaaaagaacggaattgggtactccaaattttttaaaaagtcagtccGAGCTGTACGTCAGCCATTGCTGCCCTGGGGTTCGTGACCCCAAAATCTCATTTCGATACGTCACAACCCACAGTTTGGGAAACACAGGCTTTATCCAAATGAATTTTAATGCTGCATGATGCCCGCAATTCATCCCTTCACAGGGACTTAGGAACAGGaagtggccattcagcctcttgagcctgttctgctgtACAATCAGATTGTGCGTGATCTGTGTCTTAACCACATCTATACTCCTTGTTTCTACAACTTTTAACAGCTTTACCTAACAAAACTCTATCCGCCCTCGTTTTGATAAGAGCATGGCATTTctaggcaaatggggttagctcagatgggctttttggttggcatggaccagtttgggccgaagggactgtctCCATGCCATTGATTCTGTGAGTTTGCTCGTTAGGTTCTGTGCCGAGATTGACACTTCTACTCTTTGTAGCTAAATTGCTCCCAAAATGTGAGAAAAATCTGCAATCACCGGTTGTTCAAATCAACATTCTTTCACTCTCTCCCAGATCTGCAGGGACAAACTCTATATTTCTAGTGCTGGGTGTTGTATGAAGCGGCCATTGTGTTCATGTTTCATGCAACCTTCCGGTTTATTTGATTGAAATCCTCATGATAACAAAAATAAATATGGATTGTTGAAAACCAGTACCGAAAGAGGCGGATGTTCTGTTAAAAAACTGTTCCACGTGAAAGTGGTGCGAGTGAAATCATAGACAACAACCCTGCAGCTgcaatttggctggttttcctaAGAAGGGCGGGGTTAGATGCGATGTAAAATGAGTTTGGGAAGTTTCAAACCAGGTCCAAATGAACATTGGTGCAGAATCTGCCCCAATTCACATCCAAAATGGCAATCAGAAACACATTCCTACTGGACAGAGCAGAagaaaccctgggctggattctccaattttcaggctatgtcccatggtggcgttttacgaccaaAAATTCAGTGCAAAACAGCCACCAATCCTCCGTCTGGCTggaggctagcaggcaggcagtgtGGAGCACCTGGTTATGGCTGCCggcatggccggagaattgccaggtccgtggccgcgcatgcgcacggcggcgacctgcagcggccgtgccatgcaacatggagccggccgtgcgtggacccggcctgccaaatagtgccccctctttggctggaccaccccccaacgttgcccccagcccctcccaaggTCCCTCATGCCCGTGGATAGGCTCtcctccgactgtggcggtgctggactcagtccgcagccgccacgccgagttcccgacaaataatagcatgaaagacccacactgtcgggaactgggccagtcgggggcggagtatcgggtggagggcctcaggcaacatcctgaggccatcgatacggcGTGCGGTGTATTTCTAgagtacgccattttggaggggggcggagcatcgcaaaagtgccgTCACCCCGATTTTGGCGCGAATGTTGATTCCCTggccgatcgctgaacgcgaACCCGCCCCTTGACCACCCTGAACTGAGTGGGTCTGATTCTCCTTTTTTCATATTTGCTCATGGAATAAAGTTGCGCATCACTAATTCCCCAtgaaaaggtggtgatgagctaccTCCTCGAACCGCAGCAGTCCATCTggggtaggtgcacccacagtgcagttggggagggtgttcatggattttgacccagcgacaaagTTCCAAatgaggatggtgtgtgattggAGGAGTATTtgtaggtgatggtgttcccatatcCTAGCTGGTAGATGCCGCAGATTTGGAAGATCTTGTTGAAGGAAcctgttgctgcagtacatcttgtagatgatacacagttgccactgtgcgtcggtgatggAGAGTGAGTGTTTGAAGTTGGTGGATGAGATGTTAATTGACCGGGCAGCTTTATTCTGGATAtgtttgagtttcttgagtgttgttgcacctgcactcatccaggctggCAGGAAATagtccatcatactcctgacttctgccttgtaaatGGGGGGCTGGCtttgggagtcaagaggtgacaGAATTCTCAGATTCTGACCTGCTTTGTAGCcacattacttttttaaaataaatttagagtacccaattcattttttccaattaaggggcaatttagcgtggccaatccacctatcttgtacgtctttgggttgtgggggcgaaacccacgcagacacaggaagaatgtgcaaactccacatggacagtgacccagagccgggatcgaaccagggaccttgacgccgtgaggcaacagggctaacccactgcgccactgtgctgcccgtagtCACATTACTTACatggttggtccagttaagtttctattCAATGGCAACCCTAGGATGTTGTTGTGCCTTCAGCGTTGGGAATGTCATTGAACATCAAGGGCAAtattagattatctcttgttggtgACAGCCATTGCCTGCCATTTGTGTGATTGTGATTATCACTTGTCATTcataagcctgaatgttgtcttgGTCCATATGGGCATAGACCACTTCAGGATCTgactggtactgaacattgtgccatCATCCGCAAACATCTTCACGTCTGATCATAAGATGGAGATCAGTGATAAGGTAGCTTGGGTCtaagacactatcctgaggaattcctgccgtGATGTCATGGAACTAAgataactgacctccaaccaccacaatcatcttcctttgtgccacgtatgactccaaccagcagagttttACCCccatgattcccactgactccagttttgctcgggtaaCTTGGTGCCACACTCGTTCAAATGCTATTCTAATGTcaaggaattcagctcttttgtccatgtctgaACAAAGCTAGTAGAGGTCAGGAACtgaatggccctggcagaactcaaatttataaaaataaataaatttagagtacccaattttatttttttccaattaaggggcaatttagcatggccaatccaccctacctgcacatcttttgggttgtgggggtgaaacccacgctgacacagggcgaatgtgggCAGAACCCAAATTGATCATCAGTGAACAATGTTATTgctaagagggcagcacggtggcatagtgggttagccctgctgccgcacagcgccgaggtcccaggttcgataccggctctgggtcacggtctgtgtggagtttgctcattctccccgtgtttcacccccacaacccaaaaaatatgcaggctaggtggattggccactctaaattgccccttaattggaaaaaaatgaattggatactttaaatttattaaaaacaggTATTGCTAataaagtgccacttgatagcgctgttgatagcctgttccatcactttattgataaTCGAGAGTAAACTGatgtggatttgtcctgtttcttgtgcaaaGGACATACTTGGGCAATTGTTGGTCTGTTCTGCCCTCTCAAGATGTTGTTTGGGGTGTTGCTATTAATCTTAATAATTCTGGGTGAAGAGAACAATTCTGACTGCTACCATAGACACTTGCTGGAAAGTGTGTGTGGACATCATGCGGTAAGCTAGAGTGAACATTATTTTCCAGAACGCACTTATTCGGTTCCTAGCAACCACCATCGCTGACAAGGGACAAATGCGCTCTGGCTAATTATCCAATGACTGCCAGTCAGGTAGAGGGGGAAGGTGCGTAGCTGAGGTTAACTCCAAAATGGCTAAATATCCTAACAATTATCAGCCTGGGTCACATGATGGGACACTTTGGTGAGTTCATAGTGGGCAGTCAACACTATTAGCCAATATCTCACTGCGTGTCTGTCCCTTGGGGATTAGTGATAGGTGAGAAtattgtatattttaaaaagctatTGAATATTAAAATTCTTTTCTGGTAGCAGACACACCATTGTCCAGACTGaattggcctacttctgctcccaattcATATGTCCATTTGGTATTTATTTAGCTTGATGTGATTGTGTGGCAAATCAAATTCAAATGTGTGACATTTCGGATTTATCTTTTAACCCTTTTAAAATAAGATTATTTTTCCAAGTGCCccttcacacagacacgggctgTTGCGACACTGACTTCAGTCCTCGACCTTGTGTTTAGCTCGGTCTCAACTATCAGCCCAGCGAAGATGTCTCTCGAAGTGAGGTTGGGCAGTTTTGGTGTGGTTTCTCATAAGCCTGTCCccatttgaatattttcaaggccaagctagatagattcttgataaccggggggtgaaaggttatcgggggtaggcgggAGGTCGTGGTCAGATCAGACGTGATCATTTTTAagggtggagcaggcccgaagggggCTTAGTGGCCCATTCCAGCTGCTAACTCGTATGTTCATATGCCAGAGCTGCCCTTAATTTGGCACCAGGTTTGTCATCTCTGTCAGAAGCCTTGATAACTGATTAGGCAACCAGCATGAAGAAGTACGGCAAGGTCTTGATTTCAGCTGTTCCACCCTGAGCTGTGGTAGAGTAAACATCAGACAACTGCAACGGAATCTGGGAAAGGAAACTACAGGATTGGTTCCTGAACCGAAGCAGCTATTTACGCAAGTCTTTTCAAGGCTCCAAGGATGTTGGGGTTACTGCACTTCCTAGCAACATTCCTTTGCCTTTTCACACCTACCTAGCTCAAGAGGAGCAAGATAGAGCCGCAACCCAGTTGCTGCCCAACAGCAAGGGTAGAATGTCGATGGCAACACAAAACGTCACAAGTTGGTTTCAATTCTACCCCATCaagaggaaacagtttctctttatctaCTCTATTGAAACACTTCAATATTTTTAACATCTCGATAAGATCACCCAGCACCATTACACCACCCTGctctgcatgccccccccccccccctcccctccagcctcAAACATCTGAAGAAACAGATGTAGCAATACCCATATTGGCCTgtaacttcctggctccccagtGTCGGATTTGGGGGCACCTcaaagatgcactggggaatccctcttgaATGTTCCAGGTAAGGGCTTACATCCCAATTGTCCAGAAAGGCTAACTTTGCCTGGACAATTGCGCTGCGCTAGGACACCATTCGACAACACAATTTAAATTTGGATGGTACTGCCAGTTTTATGCTGACAGTTATTCTGAAAAAGTGTTAGAAGAAATTAAAACTTTCCAAACTTCAATGTAACTATTTTAAAGACCCAGACCGAGCCCTGTACGGGACACACCC
The sequence above is drawn from the Scyliorhinus canicula chromosome 16, sScyCan1.1, whole genome shotgun sequence genome and encodes:
- the c16h1orf50 gene encoding uncharacterized protein C1orf50 homolog isoform X2; translated protein: MLTPRTAQQTDQLADDFVRANACNRLTGIAEQIQYLQEKARKVLEDAKRDADLHHVACNIVKKPGTVYFMYKRDSGQKYFSILSPKEWGQSCPHDFLGAYKLQHDMSWTPYQEIEKRDSEISFIDKLLTQQQTLPQSTAPNFWGLDPMILPASKNTLERSTSIEKEAPISENTTFPDGHTGSI